DNA sequence from the Nesterenkonia lutea genome:
GTGCTGGTCTGGCTGCTGATCCTCGCGCTGCCGCTGAGCGCACTGACCGCCTGGTACGCCGCCGGCCTCTGGTCCACCCGGGCCTCCCGCCGAGTGGTCTCCGCGCTGCTCTGGGCGGCGCTGCCCACCCTGCACATCGCTGTGGGGGAGGGCCGCATCGGCGCTGTCCTGGTCCACATCCTGCTGCCGGTGGCCGTCGTGGCGACAGTCCGCGCCGCGGGCCGCGCCGCCGTCGGCCTCGGGGTCGCCGGAAGCTGGGAGTACGCCACCGGCGCCGCGCTGCTGCTGATGGTGCTCACCGCCGCCGCCCCGGCGCTGCTGCCCCTGGTGGTCATCATCGGGGTGGTCCTGGCGCTGGTGCTGGGCCGGCGCGGACGTCCGCTGTGGCTGATCCCGCTGACCTCGCTCGCGGTGGCTGTGCCGATGATCGCCTCGGCGCTCACCCAGGGCAAGAACCTCGCGTCCGTGCTGGTCCACGAGCCCGGCCGCGCGCTGGCAGCCGATGCCGCGCCGGTCTGGCAGCAGCTGCTCGGCTTCTCCCGCGCCTTCGACCCGGCCGCAGGCCTCGCCGCCGCGGGAGCCTCCGGATCCTGGCTGCCGGGCTACCTCGAGGGTGACTTCTGGAACCTTCGCATTGCTCTGCTCATCGGTCTGCCGCTGCTGCTGATCGCCCTGCTGGGGATGTTCACCGGAGGCCGCACCCGCCCGCTGCCGATCGTGGCCGGAGCGATCCTGCTGGGAGCCCTGGGCCTCTCGGTGCTGGTCTCGCTGCTCGCCGCCGGATCCGACGGCACCGCCGTGATCGGCGGCAATCCGGGCCCCGTGGTCTCGGTGATGCTCTTCTGTCTGCTCGCGGCCGGAATGGCTTCGCTGGACCGGTTCCCGCTGGCCTTCCCCCGCGTGGGCGGCACCATCACCCCTGTGATCTCCACGCTGCTGGTCCTCTCCATCGGTGCCTCACTGGTGCTGTTCTACGGCCCCCGCATGGCCCCGGGTGCGCAGCTGACCGGGCAGCCGCTGACCGCCGTGAACGCCGCGCCCACGCTCATCGAACCCGGATCCGTGCGTCAGCTGCCCGCCACCGCCGCGGACCAGGGCGACGGTCCTGCACAGCTGCGAACACTGGTGCTCTCCTCCGCCGATCCCGGGGTGATCGGCGAGCTGGTCTCCGGCCAGGGCCGCACGCTGGACAAGTCCCGCGCCGTGATCGCTGCCGGCGATGCCCCGCTGTGGGCCCAGCCCGAGCGCATCCCGGAACTGCTCGGCGGCACCGCCGGTCAGCCCGCCGACGCCGCCCCTGCCACTGACGCCGAGGCCGAGTTCTCCCTCGCCGACCAGCGCCTCTCCGCGCTGATCGCTGCGCTGATCACCCCGGGCGCCGTGCAGACCCAGGAGCTGATGGCCGAGCTGGGCATCGGCTACGTGCTCATCGACCCGGGCGAGCCCGCCGCGCTGACCGACGCCGTGGACACCGCCGCCGGACTCATCTCCGTGGGCAGGACCGATCGTGGTGAGCTCTGGCGCGCCGAGGTCGACGAGGAGAACCTCCTTCCGGCAGCGGAGGGGATCTCCGGAGTGCCCACCGCCTGGGCGCGGATCGTGGACCCGCAGGGCGAGGTCCAGGCGCTGCTGTCCGCCGAGGAGCAGAAGCTCAGTGTGGACCTCGAGGAGGTCACAGCGGACGACGGCGCCGGGCTGGGTCTGGACCCGGGAGGCGAGTACCTGCTGGAGCTGGCCACCGAAGCCGCGAACGGCTGGCAGGCCAGCTGGGAGGGTGAGGCCCTGGAGGCGGCCACCGTGCTCGCCGAGCCGACCGAGGACGGTGCAGCGGGATCAGCCGCCTGGATGCAGCGTTTCGAG
Encoded proteins:
- a CDS encoding glycosyltransferase family 2 protein — encoded protein: MPSAPIDSASGKPAPTNSDPTNSAPTNSAPGEAYTSAAERAREAIAAQTRHPDTIIEFSASEYRGVQDLSRSLHSHLLEDRRHARQSATAGSTGTKNTQLWRSLERQLPDGFNPRHQWLWILPAGTIPTTDALERLEERLFTVKDEEHHSQIQVIGAKQLYAETPERLVNVGLFSARSGEVLTGTEPKELDQGQYDGRDAVPAVSGAGMLVHAPLFGDLGGFDPGLSGDYASAQFCRRAREVGAQIVIEPTARVLREDPPRREIVHRLGGTLYLPAQQRIGQIRRRLVNASPLAVPLLWLGMWVAALLRLIGMTVVKVPDAGVGQFFAAVGALLGLGTTAHTRRFDAQGRRAALARLRRDEQIESSAKHLRAGREAESQMMLSSAAIRHQRRSAMTAETVSAPRTSFTPGFYGEPDDTGERENNEDALLEVGASDGEFDEMPSRRSGDRLGLFLMMLGVIGASLLAFRGLLAAEAITGGAALPVAGSLQEVFAHTLSFLAVDSLGARSAADPLTLILLVLSALSLGHGSAVLVWLLILALPLSALTAWYAAGLWSTRASRRVVSALLWAALPTLHIAVGEGRIGAVLVHILLPVAVVATVRAAGRAAVGLGVAGSWEYATGAALLLMVLTAAAPALLPLVVIIGVVLALVLGRRGRPLWLIPLTSLAVAVPMIASALTQGKNLASVLVHEPGRALAADAAPVWQQLLGFSRAFDPAAGLAAAGASGSWLPGYLEGDFWNLRIALLIGLPLLLIALLGMFTGGRTRPLPIVAGAILLGALGLSVLVSLLAAGSDGTAVIGGNPGPVVSVMLFCLLAAGMASLDRFPLAFPRVGGTITPVISTLLVLSIGASLVLFYGPRMAPGAQLTGQPLTAVNAAPTLIEPGSVRQLPATAADQGDGPAQLRTLVLSSADPGVIGELVSGQGRTLDKSRAVIAAGDAPLWAQPERIPELLGGTAGQPADAAPATDAEAEFSLADQRLSALIAALITPGAVQTQELMAELGIGYVLIDPGEPAALTDAVDTAAGLISVGRTDRGELWRAEVDEENLLPAAEGISGVPTAWARIVDPQGEVQALLSAEEQKLSVDLEEVTADDGAGLGLDPGGEYLLELATEAANGWQASWEGEALEAATVLAEPTEDGAAGSAAWMQRFELPSEALSAQGESLQGQLSAEHRSLYQLPVLIALGAFLLLVMLIALPLPRGTRILPVANTDQLEGRRG